TCGGctcggcggccggcggggcggaaAACGTGCTCCCCGTGCCCGCCGGAACGAACCCCTCCCGCCCTTCTCTCCCGCTGtctagaagagaaaaatacagtaaaataacttTCCTTATTTAACGCCTTTATGGTCTGTGAAAAATAATCACTTGTCCGCCACTTACtcaaatgtggaaagaaaatattaacattacATCGTCAGCGCGATAGCAATAACCGAAGCTCAGCTATTTCCAAACCTCTCTTTAACGTCGGTGACGGACACAGCTTGTCATTCCGTTAATTGAGGTTAATGCGCCAGTGAATCTACCTTTTAATTAAAAGCGGCTGTCGTTTTCACGTGCACCGGAGCCGTTAGCCTGTAACCTGACCAGAAACAATAGccagagctgaaagaaagaagtgaCAAAGTCAAACACCCCGTGCCCTGCCCGCGCCGAGGgaccccgcagcccggccgggccctgcccggcccctccgcccgcgACACCGCCGCCTTCCCCCTTCCCGACGTTAATCCTTATCCCCaggttaaataaaacatttcaaaccaATTGTTTGTTTAAGTATATATGTCATTTTAGTGTAAGAATATGAGCTTGCTTCCTGTTTACTCAGCAATGGCCGTATCCTGCGCTTACAAACACTCCGTCGCTCACCCCGGGAGCTTACTTAACCCGGGGTAGGGGAAGCCACCCCGGGCATCCCCCGaggcgggccggggcagcggggaccccgcCGGCCCTCCGCTCACCTCCTCACCCCGGCGCCTCGCTGCGGCGACCCCGGACCCCGCGGAGCCTGCCGGAACGAGCAAACGAGGAAAACGGGGAACAACCGCGTCGGAAACGGGGAGGCTTCAGCGCAGACCCCCCTCGGCGCCCGCCGACGGCTTGGCCGGCGGGAGGCTCGGAGCGGGGAGGCTCGGGGCTACTTGCAGCTGAAGCCGGCACACGCTGCCGgcgcggccccttccccgccgggaCGCTGCCGTCGTGCCGTGGGCGAGGGGCGGAGGCGTTACCGAAAGCCGGCCGCAGCGCGGGCGCCTTCCCTCGCCGTGCGGGGCCGTGTCGGGTCTAGATGGACCGGCTCCCCGGTCTCCTGGCAcccgcgggggccgccgctgCGGCCGGGAGAGCGACGGCGGGGCGGAAGGCACCGGCAAGCCCCCGAGCCCGCGGCTGCTAATTGCCACCTTTAATTGGGAGGCCCGCCTAATTAGTGCCCCCGCAGCAGGGGCTCAGGGCTGcccgccgcgcagcgcccgcccgtccctcccctcccctcccagccgcGCAAGCGACGCGCCCGCGCTGcctccggccccgctccccccggccccgctccccgtcctCCCCTCCCTCGCTGCCTCTCGCCGTTTCCTGCGGGGCTTCTGCGTTTTAGCAGGCTGGCGGTAATTGCACGTCTCGGCAGATGCTCTATAATTTGATATCTCgatggaaaaaatacagcaggGACTCGGGGAAaacaagcaacaacaacaaaaagtaagggaaaaaagcaaagcgCCACGATTTCGTGCTACGTCGCTGCGGGAGAGCCCCGGGagagcggcggggcgcggcggaccccagccggccggcggcggccgggccttGGGGCCTGGGGCCTTGGGGCCTGGGGCCTGCCTTCCCCGCGGCCGGGCCGTAGCGCAGCGGCGGGCGGGCTCCGTGCGGCACCGGCCCGCGCCCGGCGGCGGAGGTGACGGGCCCGGCGGTGCCGCGGCCCGGCCCGATGTGCTCAGGCCGCTCCCCGCCGTGTGCCACCAGGCATCCTGCCACACGCTGCCCCAACCGCCTTTTGAAAAAGCATCGTTTAGGACGCGCAGTGCGGAATCCGGTTAACTTAGCCGACAGCAGTTAACGTCTCTTTAAAACGCGAAAGCATCCACCCTGCCCGAGCGAAGGCGGCGGGTCTGGCCTCTCCCGGCCACGGGCGGGCCGAGCCGCCAGGGAAGGCGGCGGGAGAATGCGCCCCGCTAACGGCCGGGACAGCAGCCCGCCTTGCTCTGTCTCGGTAGGTCTGCCTGCGAACTTGGGTTTGAATCTCTAACCTGCCTCCGTGcgaaaaaaccattttttttttcattcaaaagcatTACATTACTCACAGCAATAGTTCATAAAATACTTTattgaaataaagtaaatatcTTCGCATTAATAAAACTGATCATAAAATGCAGTTCTCGAATAACTAGGGGCACCACAGGGTTTTAGACAGCGAGTAGATGTGAAAGATGGGATCCAGTGTCCTCCTGGCCCCGCCGGGCCGTCGCGCAACGGGCGCCCGTGGCGCAgcgctccgcgggcgcggagaggagcggcagggcgggggggggagggggacgcgACCGACCGAAACGCCCATTTCACCGGAGACCGAGGGCGACCGTAGCCGCTGGCCGTGCTGTCCCCCGTCCCCTtcccccgggccgccgcgggcgAGGCGGGaggtgcggggccggcggcgggctcggcgggcagcgcccggaggcggcggccggggccggcggcggtgGGGCCGGGCGGTCACCCTCACTCCTCCTGGCTGACCTCGGCCGGCGAGCCCAGGCTCTCGGGCGGCTTCTCGGCGTCCCGGGCTCGCTCCTGCTCCGAGAGCTGCTCGCTGCTGGGGATGGAGTTCTTCTTGGGGCGGCCCTTGGGCTTGGTGGGGGACTCCAGGCCGCCCCCCTGCAACAcctgcggggcggggagggggcagaggaggggggcACCCCGGTAAAACCGTGCTGCCGTCGGCCCGGGGCGGGAGGACCCTCCCTCTCCCCCGGATCTCGGCACCGCGCCCGGGCCGCAGCCAGGGAGCAGCCGCGGCCGCCGGTGCGGCTCCTCCCGACCTGCGCCGATcgccctccgcgcccgcggggccgAGCTGCAAAGCCGGGCGGGCTCGGACCGGGGGTCCGGCGGGGGCCCAGGCGATGCTGGCCTTAAAGGCCGGGGgcatatattattattattattattattattattattattattattattattattattggacAGGGCCGGCATGCAGAAGGACGAGCCCGCGGGGCAGCGCTCGGTAGCCCGGTGGGGCGCGGACCCGGCGCGCAGAAGGGTCGGACTCCGGCACTtactattttcttccatttcatgcGCCTGTTCTGGTACCAGGTTTTCACCTGGAGCTGGCTGAGCCCCAGCGATTCGGCCAGGTCTATTCTGCGGGCGAGAGAGAGAGGCGGTGAGCCCCGGCAGCTTTCGTCtcggctggcagctttcctccttttgcaggaaaaatgcgtcctcggcccggcccggcccggcccggcccgccccggcccggcccgccccggcccggagGGTCTGGCATCGCCTACCTGTCGGGCGTGGAGAGGTATTTCTGCTTCTCGAAGCGCTTCTCCAGCCCCATGAGCTGCAGCTCCGTGAAGACGGTGCGGCTGCGACGCCCCTTCTTGGCCTTGCTGCCCGGCTCCGGGGGGCCCGGCTCCAGCTTGCCGCGGAGGTGCAGCTCCAGCGGGAGATGGGGCGAAGCGgtgccgccctgcagccccgagCCGGCGGCCAGCAGCGCCgagcccagccccgagcagcccaAAGGAGCCAGCGGGAACTTGAACACGGCGGCCGGCTCCGCCTTCAGCACCGCTGCGGGAGAGAGGGGCCGTCagcgccgggcagcccccggcccggcccccggggaTCCCCGGGGCTGCAGGGTGCCTCGGTTTCCCGGGGATCAGACCCTGCAAGGAACCCCGGGCCCTTCTCCCCCTTTCTCGGCAACGACGCGGCGAGGCGGAGAGAAGCCCCCCCGGGGTGCGCGCACCCCCGGAGCGGGGGTcggggccggccctgcccgcgtccccccggccccgccgcctccgcggcACAGGGTCGCATTCTCCCCTTCGACCGGCAGTTGCTAATTACGGAATGAGTCGGGGGGGTTGCAAGTGGAAATAGTTTAAATCAATCGAAAAGCGTTCCCCTCCAGTGCCACCCAAGAGCAGCCGGGCCCGCTGCAGCCGGCTgagccccggcgggcggcggggggccgggcacGGTCCCGACTTTCTCTCCCGAGCAGTTTACAGGACATTGTCCACCGGGGAACAATTTATATCCTTCTCCGTGAACCGCAGCCCCACCATTTTCCTGCGAAGACGCGCCCGGGGGTAGGAGAGGGAGAGCCTCCGAAGGCAGCCAGCCCATCCCCGAGGGTGCTGCTGCAGACACGCTCGGGCCGCCCTCGGCCCAAGCCGCGGCCGCGCAGCCAGCCCGCTCCCCGGCGGTCGGGGCCGctgcctggcccggcccggctcggttCTAcccgcccgggccggccccgccgccgcttcccgccgccgccgcggcccgggcccgCGAAGCCAGCGCTGGTCCCGAGCCCGGCAGCGTGCGGGGCGCCCGGTGCTCTGCGCCCGCCCTGCGGACCCGGAGGGGCTGCGGCCCGGCCTGCCCCGCCGGCACAGGCCGGAGCGCGGCCGGTGGCGTGAAACGGCCCTTTGGAGGAGCCTCTGCGCGTCCCCCTTCTCGGCCGGGGCTGAAGTCGTCTTGCCGAAGCCAATACACGTCTCGCTCCCGcacagggcctgatcctgctgaaGCCGGCGGGAGCTGTGCCGTCAGGGCTATCAAGAGCCTTTTACCTGCTCCACTATTTCAAATAGTTCCGCCCATCTTGAAAATAATACTCATTTCCAGATATTCCAATCTATGTTGCTCCCTCGCTATGGGGTTTGGCGCTTTCCTCTTTATCTTTCAAAAGGGAAACAAGAAATTGGGATCCTCCGATTCTGTTCGTTTCTACGGATAAAGAGCGACGTCCCCGCAGCCTAAGACGGCTTGGGAAATGCAATCGCACATTAAATGCTGGcgtttaaaataaattgaatactggcgtttaaaaaaaaacccaacccgtGTCGTTAATACACTGCCTTTGTCCTAGGTACTACATCAGACTGGAGAGAGCACGCTGGCTCCCGCTttaaataagtatatataaaaaaatatatataaaaataatatatacataaaataacgtatgtataaaataatatatatgtaatatacgTGCCGGCTTTCCAAGCTAGACGCGTGTCCGCAGAGCGCCGTGCCGTCTCCTGCAGCCACACTGCGTGGGCTCCAGCAATGCACACCTCATCCGAAAACACGAAAAAACCGACCAGCAGCAACGCTCTCCCCGTCGCACTCAATGGCCGTTTTGTGCGAGCGGCGTCGGAGCCGTGAAGCCGCTTGCTTCATTTTAGGCCCGAAATACTCGCCAAGGCTGCAGGCTGGGAGCCTCCCGCGGCACGGCGAGGGGACGGGCACGGccggcaaagcccggcagccagcTTTTAGGCAAAATTCACGAGGCCCGTGCGTTCCCAGGACCCCGGGGGACCGTCCCCTCCGAGGGGACCGGCCCCGCAGCGCGCTCGCCTTCCTCGGCGGGAAatgccgccccgccgcgccgccccgctcccgcagcccgcTCCCCCCCAGCCGCGGGAGCCCTCGGGGctcggggcgggcgcgggggctccccccgccacccccgggaCGTACCGAGGTGGTTGTGGTAGGGCCGGGCGGAGAGCAGCGCCTGCACCCCGAACTTGAGCAGCTccccggccggcgcggccccCTTGGCCTCCGGCGGGTCGGTGAGGATCTCCTCGATCATGAAGCTGCGGTAGCGGTGCGAGCGGTGGTCGGGGAAGGCTTCGGCCGGGAAGTAGTGCGCGGCCCCCAGCTCCAGCGGGTGCTGCAtcctcgccgccgcccgcggggggagccccggccgccggggccgccgggccgccctagcgcagccccccggccggcgCTGCTggcagccgggcagcggggcgcccCGCGGGGGCTCTGCCCATCGCCCCGCCGCCCctaccctgcccctgcccctgcccctgcccctccgggccgggcccggcgcggcccccccaGCGCGAGTGGCCCGGGACCGCCCTGAGCCGCGCGGCGGGCCGGAGCCGTTACCGCCGCATGCACACGGGGCGCGGCACCGGGGAGCGTCTCTCCGCCCCGGGACGGCGGGCAGCGGCCTATTAtaccgccggccccggcggggctgTCAGCGCTGCGGGGGAGGGCGCGGGAGGGGCTGCGGAGGAAggaaggggccggggcgggcgagTACCTGGAAGCGCGAGGTTACAGCAGAGCATTTGATCCCCTGCCATATAAAGCAAATTAGCCTTTCTGCCCGCTGCGGGAGAGCAGACACCCAAACAAGCGCCGGCCCCTTCGGAGCGCAGCCCCAgcctcgtccccgtccccatccgcGTCCCCAttcccagccccgtccccagccccattcccattcccagtcccagctccagccccagccccgtcgccgtccccagtcccagccccagccccagggctgtcAGGGGAGCCGCAGCTCCGGGGAGCGCCCGGCCGGAGGGGGACACACACGGAGCCACCCCCGGGGACCGCCCCGCCAcctgcccgggccgcccgcccccaGGGCCGCCTCCCCTCGGGGGGacctgccccgcggccccggccccggccccgcacgtCCCCCCTTGGCGGGGAAGGGCCGCCACCCGCGGCTCGGAGCCCTCGGGGCAGCCCCGGTGCGGTGGCCGGGGGGAGCCAGCGCCCGCAGGAGCCGGCGCGGCCCGAGGGGAGGCGGAGGCCGCGCTGCCGGTCTGGGCAAGGGGCTGCCCGTCGAGGGGGCCCGGCCCGATGCCCTCAGCTCCGGGCTCCCTCCGGGCCTCTGCCAAATGGCTGTAAACAACTGAAAGGAGCTGGTCGGGGAACGAAACAAAACACAGCACGAAGCGGACCGTTTCCCTTGACTTTTACAGCCTTTTCGCGAATATTTTGCTCGGTACAACGGGATTCGTTTAATTCCCCTTTAGCCCGTGTCACGCAAGACAGCAGAGAATTAAGGAGCCATTCCTACTCGTTACTGACGTACTGCGTGCAAGATTTATGTGCGAGAGCCCCGGCGCTCATAGTCCCCAGCAGAAAATGTGGGCACCAACGGATTAGAGGGGGGATGGTTTCGGCAGCCCGGCCGGCGGGGTCCCCGCGGCAGGGAGAGCTGCCGACGGCCGTGGGATGCTTTGTGGCTGGGCTCGGTGCCCTGCCCACGGCGGGAGCGGCACTGGACACGCGGGACCGCGCGTTGGTGATTTCCACGGGAGGTATCCCCCGGACTCAGCCCAGCCGCTGCCTCTGCGACGGGGCTGGCCCACGCGGAGGGCCGGGCGTGGGCCTCATCCCCGGGGGAAGGGGAGCGCAGCCTCTGTCTTTACGGTTTTCGACGAAAAAAAGGGATTTCGGCACGTTTCCTCGGGGCTGCCGAGGGGTCTGCGGGGGATGCGCGGGGCCGTGCGGAGCCGCCGGCGGGAGCttgcgcggccccgctccgccgagCCGCGAGCAGCGAGGCGGGACGGGACCGCCACGGGGGTCACCCGCAGATGCTGTCCCCGAGCGCAGCCCACGGGGGGTCCTGTCCCAGCCGCGGCGCCGGCAGCGCTCCGCGGCCGTGGGGGGCCGgccggctccccccgctcccccggccccgggctcccccgcGCTGTCCCGGCCCCAGCGCTCCtcgccgggctccgcgccgcgGTCCCCGACCGGCGACACGCGTGGGGGCACCcgcagccggcgctgcccgcaAAGCCAGCGAGCAACCTCGCGGGCGGCCTTTGCAGGCGGAGGGGGTCCTGGCTGTTGGGACCCTCGGAGCATCGGGACACCCGGGCcggtatttttaattaaatcgTGACGGAAGGGATACGTGGAGGCGTTTAAGGAACTGTCGCGGACACGAGGCCGAGCTGCCCGCGCTTGTCAGCGTTATTTAAGTCCTACTGTCCTGGCGTTTCACCGCACTACCCAACCATTGCATTCGACAAAAACGAGGTGTTTCTTGAATTTGTGCTCTGTGCTTCCACTGCCTTCCCACATAACCTGTTCCATATGTTTACTGCCACTGGTACGGAGCAGTTCCGCacggatttttctcttttctccacgTTTCTTCCGTTTCAGATTCTGCCCCTTGCTCTGTGAAAGAGTAACGAGCTGAAAAACGCCTTGCTAGCTCTCCCGGTCCTCCCGCCGTCCTGACCTCGGTGAGAGGGCTGGCACCGATTCAGACACCACCCTTAGTGGTCGCACCGCCAGCGAGTCAGGGGAACGCGACAAAGCAATGGCCGTGTTGGGGTGCCAGCGGTCCCCGCCCGGTCTCTGGGGCCACGGGCGGGTGGCAGCGGCAGGGACCGGCAGCGCTGAGCCCACCGAGAtgctgcgcggccccggggccgggccgggcgcctccacccccgccccgcgcccccgtcCCTCCTGGAAATCTCCGGGGCAGCAGCGTCCCTACGGACACCTGCCCGGCGCTCCGGGGAGCCCTAGGCGAGGTTAAGGGGGCCCCAAAAATCCGAACAAAACCCCTCCCAGTTTCCTGGCGTGGCTTTTTGTCCGCCCATCTTTTGCCCATCTCCTCTATTTAGATCACAAGGTATTTTCATGCCGAGGTACTGATTTCTAACGGCCGGGGCAAAAGAGGCCTTTGGAGCTATTGTAATAAATAACAAGAAGAATTATTATGAGTAAAGTGAGAAGAATTTGGGCCACATTCAAGGGAGCAAACAAATCCACATCGGATTGTTTAAACAACCTCACCTCGAGACTAGCACGCTCATAAACAAACAGTACGCATAAAATAAAtctccatctccccccccccccaaagcacagaccttggcttttttttttctttaaaataaaacaaaccgcATGAATAATTgtaaaaattagattaaaaactaTCCCCATCTCTGAGCAGGTTAGGTTCCTGATAGCACAGACCCGGTATCATGTCCCAGCATACGGAATTACCTTTGATAATTTAAGGTTTTATATACCTTGCGAAACATCTGCCCCGAGACCGCTTATGTGAGCAGCCGCAGCCGGGCAGGCACGGCCGGCCTGGGGGTCACACATCAGGAACCCATCCTGGGAGCAGGCCTACAGCCCCCGagttcattaaaaaaccaaaaattaacGTGTATGGAAGAGGCTCCTATGGTAAGGTTTTGATGCCGCACTGTAGGAAAGAAAGGGTGCACTGCACCACCCGGCTGCACTCACAGGCAGCAATTCAAAATCGTTGCAGAGCAAATCCCATAGCTCAAAGAACATCAGTCGATGCTTTTTAAATTGTGCCTGAAATTGTCTATTTTCATGCGCTCTCACAGAGCACCTAAATCCGCACTCTTATTTTGCGCCGATCCCTCCGGTGGATACAGCCCTGAGCAACTCGCACGACTGCTCTTCCTAAATGGCACCATTTCAGGGCGGGAGCTCTGCAAAACGCGTGGGGCGCTGGGGAGGAACGGGGTGAAGGAGCTGCAGGCCCCCCATTTTATACACTTCTTTCCCCAGCTACTAGAAGGGAATCACCTTTGCAAAAACGCTCCTCATCTaatgagtggggttttttgcttgcaCCGGGGACAGACTTTATGTCGAAACACAGACTATTTCCAGAGTCAcctattttgaaataattttatacaaATGGACGTAACTAGTTTCAGAAACTGTCACCGCACCTCTCCCGTCCAGAGGCTCTTCTAGTCTTGATTTTACACAACAGTGGCGCGCatttttaaaggcttcttttGCTTAGTTTTACACTTCAGATATCTCGAGAGAGGTCTCTATTTTGGTCGGGCAACTCAGAAAAGGATGGCAGTTCAACTAGTACAGATGTGGCTGTGAGGAAGGAAACGAGTTCACCCGGTGAGTTACAATTCTTCACGGGGGCAGGAGGGCTTTTGCTTCGCCGATTAATCACCGTTTTGACGGGAAGAAGAGTTTTGCCCAACTTTGCCCATCGCCGGCCTCTCGGTTAAGTTCTCGTAGTATTCTCCTACCTCGAACAACTGCAAGGCGAGAAATAACGACGTTAAACCTCCTTCCCTCCCGGATCCCGCAGGGAACATCCCAGCCGGGAAGACATTTTTCCATAAGAAGGGCAGCAAACGAGCCCCACGCTTGCCAGCCTCGCCGGTGCGGCCGCAGCCCCgagcggccgggggctgccgcggtccccgctcccgccgcggccggcacctccgcggggctcccgccggcgCAGGGCACGGCCGAGAGCGCTCGGATGGAAGTCTCggctcagcccagcagcaggaggggccgcgccgggcgagcccggccgcctgcccggcccgcagcccgctctgccgtgcggggcggcgggggccggcggtgCCGTCCCGCAGCGCTGCTGCCGCAAGCCGCGCCCGCCCTGCCCCGACGGTCCGGGGAGTTCGTGCGCGGCTCTTCGCATCAGAGCTCTCGCCGCATTTCAACCCCCCCCGCCTCTCTGGTTTTCCAACGTCGCCTTTGGAAAACATCGAACGGGGTGCCCCCGTCCCCACCCCCGAAGCCCAgtcccgccgccggcagcggcagccgggggACCCGgagcccgctccccgcagcccgctccccgcagcccgccccgggCCGTACCCTGGGGGCACCCGGGCCGCGGGGCTCTGCCCGCCGGCGGCCTCCCCGTCCCCAGGAAAGCGGGGGGGACCCTCACGCCGGTGCGGGAACGTCACCCCCGCAGCCCCTACCCTTCCCACGGCTGCAGGGTGTCCGAGGAGCGGAATTAGTCACAGCAATCTCCGACTCGCTCGCTTCTCATGGCACTTAATATGCAGGAAATCCACAAAGTGGTACGGAGAGAGTGGAAAACGTGACATCACGGGCTGATTGGGACGGAGCATTAGGGCTGAGGGAATAGCTCAGTCCTGAGTAATACGTTATGCTTAATGGCTGAGTAAAGCTTCATCAGCGTTTGAACACGTATCCCTCTCAAAATGATTTTCTGCAAACACCTGGCCTCATCAGACAGTTTGACTATGTAATTACCTTTGAAAGGCACGTTTAGAGGATGCAATTAAGTTTGAGCGAGGGCTGCAGGCAACTGCGCCGCAGCCCCTTTATTTCCCTGCCATAGGAGATACACCACCCATCCTTCCTGCTACGCACACTCCAA
This sequence is a window from Mycteria americana isolate JAX WOST 10 ecotype Jacksonville Zoo and Gardens chromosome 11, USCA_MyAme_1.0, whole genome shotgun sequence. Protein-coding genes within it:
- the BARX1 gene encoding homeobox protein BarH-like 1 — its product is MQHPLELGAAHYFPAEAFPDHRSHRYRSFMIEEILTDPPEAKGAAPAGELLKFGVQALLSARPYHNHLAVLKAEPAAVFKFPLAPLGCSGLGSALLAAGSGLQGGTASPHLPLELHLRGKLEPGPPEPGSKAKKGRRSRTVFTELQLMGLEKRFEKQKYLSTPDRIDLAESLGLSQLQVKTWYQNRRMKWKKIVLQGGGLESPTKPKGRPKKNSIPSSEQLSEQERARDAEKPPESLGSPAEVSQEE